In Armatimonadota bacterium, the sequence CCCGGCGACGCTTTGGTCAGCGTGTTGGCATCTGGGTCCCAAATAAACAGAATTCCCCTCGCCCGGTCCCGCGCACTTTGCCGCTTCTGCAAGGGCATCGGCCGCGTGTCCTTCGTGTTCCAGACCTCGACTCCCGCCTTGTCCTTCGGCTTGACCGGCTTCTCCTTATCGTTCCAAGGCTGAATCGTCAGTGCGATCTTCGAACCGTCGTCGGACGGAGAGATACGCATGCCATCGCTGATCTTCATGCCTTTCGGAAAGTTGGCGAAAGCCGTCGGATTGAACCGCTGTCGGGTAAGAACTCCGTCAAATCCCGAAACTCGCAACACATCGTTGTTGTCGCCTTCCTTCTTATCGTCCGGTAACGCAATCGAGAGCGAAAGCACGTCCGCGTCTTTGGCCCATGCAAACGACGTCACGTCGTCTTTGCCGCTGTAGATCGGGTGCATGATTCCCGTCTTGATGTCCAGCACCTCGAACGCTTGATAGCCAGTCCCCGAATCGATCTGGATCGCCATGAGCGTTTCCGGTTCATTGAGGCTGTAGCTCTTCACGTTGGAAATCACCATCTGTTCCCCGTTTGTGGCGTTGATGAGGAGCAAATCGCCAGCACCTGGCCCGGGTGCCATTTTGGGTCGCAGGGCCACGATCAGGTCTTTGTCTTTCAGAAAACTAAAATTGGCGATGTCGTCGATCACGTGCTCTTCGCCATTTTCCAAACTTCGGATGCCAAGCTTGGTCGGGCTGGGCTTCTTCTGCTCCGTATTCTTTTCGATTTCGGCCTTCGGGAGTGTGATGAGGTAAGCCGCCCACTTCGAGGTGTCCGAGATCGCCGGACGAATGCCGTCGGGAATCAGCGCCTTCTCGGGCCCATCGATCTTCCGTGCCACCACATAGCCGTCGGCGTCGGCCTTCACCACGCCGTAAAGCAAATATTTGCCGTCGTTTGAGATCACTGCCTGAGAAATGCGCTCCCACTCCTTGTAATCGTCGAAGGTTAGCGTCCGCGGTTTGGCCGGTGCTTCTTGTTTCGGCGGTGGGGTCTGCTGTTTGTCAGAATCCTGGGCGTTGACGGCGATCGGCCATACGCAAGCCAGCGCGACTAGCGAGAGAGCCCGATATCGAATCATGCACGAAGTTTAACCACTTCGTGGGCAAATTCCGATATAGAATCGAAGAAGATGGCCAGCGAAGTCGAGGTTCTGAACGTCGCCGCCCAATGGGTGGCCTATCGCCGCTTGACCTGCGACCGAGACAAAATCGGCCCCGCCATCACCGCGCCCGATGTCTTGCCCGGCATCTACGAACTAGCCAAGAAGCACGGCGTCCAAGCTGGCCCACCCTATGCCCGCTACCTGCGATGGGGCGAAACCGATTGCGATCTCCAGTGTGGAGTACCCCTCACTGGCCCTGTGCCGCCGGAGGGCAACATCGTCGTCGACTACTACACATCCTGCCGCCTAGCCATGCTCACTTTTGTCGGCCCCTATTCCGAGCTTGGCAAGGCTCACGACACCGTCATCGAGTTCATCAAGGCCAACGGCTACTCGTTCGGCGGCCCTTGTTGGGAAGTCTACGACGGCCCTGGCAACCCTGACGGCACCGCTACAACCCACGTCTGCTACGCGATCGAGCCTTAGCCCAACCCCAGACAAGCTCTCGTGCGCACCTTCTCGAACGGAAGCGGCCATGCAGCGTACTCATCCCACGAGATTGACGAATTTGGCCAAGCGCCGCTCAGGTACGACCACGCCTCATTCCGCTGATTGCGCTCCACAAAATGCTTCGTCTTGATCGCCAATTGGCTTGGCACCGAAACCGTCTCAAATCCTGGTGGTGCAACCTCGCTGGACGGAAGTAAAAAGCCAAGTTCGGCCCGCATCAGGTTCTTATTCGGGCAAGTCCACAGGTTGTCGCGATAGATGGTCACCCAGGTCCTTCCCTCCTCAAACGGAACCTTCTCCCATCCCTCCCACAGGTACGCATAATTGCCAACATGGCGGATGGCCGCCACCCGAAACGGCACAATCCGCTCCAACTTCGTCTCGTACTTGACCGCGAGGTTCGGAGCTTCGAACGTCTCGTCCCAATGCTCGTTCCAGTGCAGTCCATCGGGTGATGGGAGCTTCCAATCCAGCCCCGACGCCAGAAAGTGCCGAGGTGGCAACCCGAACGTCCGCTTGAAGGCCCGACAAAACGCTTCCGGCGAACCGAACCCGCCCAACATCGAAGCCTCCTGCACCGAAAATCCCTCTCGAAGTCCGTACGCCGCTCGCTCCAGTCGGATGCGTCGATGAAGATCGCCCAGCGATTCGCCGCACATCTCGTGAAAGACGCGCGTCAGGTGCGACCGCGAGTAGCCGCACTGCTGAGCCAACTCTCCGGTCCCCACCACGCTCAGCGGTGACCGGAGAATCTGGTTCAATAGGTCGGCCAGGTTCGGCGCGACCTCCTGTTTGGTCTGATATCTCATCCCCTCATCGTTTCTTTTGGCGGAGCAACAGGGCCAAGCCTCCCGCCAAGCCAATCACCGCCGACGGCTCCGGCACCACCAGCAAGCTCACCGGACCACTGAGCCCCGACGCCACAAAATCGCCCTGGTAGGCGCCCGAAGTCGCATCGAACTTCAGCACTCGATTGTTTCGCCAACTGGTGATATAGACGCTGTCTTTGTAGAAAACCATTCCCGTAGCGCCGTTGAGACCGCCCGAGTTCGCCGCAATGAACGTGTCGATATACGTCCCTGTGCTCGCGTCGTACCGCAAAACCTTGTTGCCGTTGTCGCTGGTCACATACATTGCGCCGTTGCGCCAAATGATCTGCCGAGGTTGAGACAAACCGCCCGACCCGGAGGGAATGAATTTGTCGATGAATGCGCCGGTCGTCCCGTTGTAGCGCAAGACGTCGCCCGAGTTGAAGCTGGGCACGTACAGATTTCCGTCCGGCCCAAACGTCGCACCGATGTCCGGCCCATCCAAGCCTCCACTACCTGGAAGCACGAACGAGCCGAGCGGGCTCCCCGTCGACGAATACTTTGCCACCGAGTCGATGTCGAACTGACCGACGTACGCCTTGCCGTCCTTGTCGAACGTCACCGCCGTCGGACTGTTGGCCGTCGCAAACCGTCCTAGCCATGCTCCGTTCCGATCGAACTTCTCCAGCGAACCGGTCAGCTCACTGCAGACGTACACGGAGCCATCCGGCCCAATGGTCATGCCCAATGTGCCGTCGAGCTTGCCCGCCCCCACCATGCCCAAGGACGAGCCAGAGGTCAGATCGTAGCGTTGAATATTGTCGCCAAAGTAGCTTCCCACCCAAAGCTCGTCG encodes:
- a CDS encoding helix-turn-helix domain-containing protein; translation: MRYQTKQEVAPNLADLLNQILRSPLSVVGTGELAQQCGYSRSHLTRVFHEMCGESLGDLHRRIRLERAAYGLREGFSVQEASMLGGFGSPEAFCRAFKRTFGLPPRHFLASGLDWKLPSPDGLHWNEHWDETFEAPNLAVKYETKLERIVPFRVAAIRHVGNYAYLWEGWEKVPFEEGRTWVTIYRDNLWTCPNKNLMRAELGFLLPSSEVAPPGFETVSVPSQLAIKTKHFVERNQRNEAWSYLSGAWPNSSISWDEYAAWPLPFEKVRTRACLGLG
- a CDS encoding PEP-CTERM sorting domain-containing protein (PEP-CTERM proteins occur, often in large numbers, in the proteomes of bacteria that also encode an exosortase, a predicted intramembrane cysteine proteinase. The presence of a PEP-CTERM domain at a protein's C-terminus predicts cleavage within the sorting domain, followed by covalent anchoring to some some component of the (usually Gram-negative) cell surface. Many PEP-CTERM proteins exhibit an unusual sequence composition that includes large numbers of potential glycosylation sites. Expression of one such protein has been shown restore the ability of a bacterium to form floc, a type of biofilm.), which translates into the protein MRLTVGEIQMKKTLFLSLALLSLPLAAFASDELWVGSYFGDNIQRYDLTSGSSLGMVGAGKLDGTLGMTIGPDGSVYVCSELTGSLEKFDRNGAWLGRFATANSPTAVTFDKDGKAYVGQFDIDSVAKYSSTGSPLGSFVLPGSGGLDGPDIGATFGPDGNLYVPSFNSGDVLRYNGTTGAFIDKFIPSGSGGLSQPRQIIWRNGAMYVTSDNGNKVLRYDASTGTYIDTFIAANSGGLNGATGMVFYKDSVYITSWRNNRVLKFDATSGAYQGDFVASGLSGPVSLLVVPEPSAVIGLAGGLALLLRQKKR